One segment of Pseudoalteromonas rubra DNA contains the following:
- a CDS encoding substrate-binding periplasmic protein produces the protein MKYFIFALFYSFTLSAETVHITTGQWPPYVDRHREDQGCTAQLIRDAFALHGIRVRFVFMPWQRAYEEGKKTEFIGSAYWYYNEKRATEYLYTSYPLTSEVSHFYHLDSIPFKFNSYADLKPFRLLINKGLTYPKTLWQAIKEYEIEVMEATYTTKNLQFLLRQRADIVVLDEQTEREYAKALSNSEVKRLVRQPKPAFVNQGFLLINQHNEKYVALFNNALQTLISNKPYLAQYQENCSAISTQ, from the coding sequence GTGAAATACTTTATTTTTGCTTTATTTTATAGTTTTACGTTAAGTGCTGAAACAGTGCATATTACGACTGGTCAATGGCCTCCATACGTAGACAGGCATCGTGAGGATCAAGGGTGTACCGCTCAGCTTATCCGAGATGCCTTTGCTTTGCACGGGATCCGTGTTCGGTTTGTATTTATGCCCTGGCAACGCGCATACGAAGAAGGAAAAAAAACGGAATTTATTGGCAGCGCTTATTGGTATTACAATGAAAAAAGAGCAACCGAGTACCTGTATACATCGTACCCGCTCACTTCAGAAGTTTCCCACTTTTACCACCTGGATAGCATCCCCTTTAAGTTTAACTCCTACGCTGATTTAAAACCCTTCAGACTTTTGATTAATAAAGGTTTAACGTATCCGAAAACACTATGGCAAGCGATAAAAGAATATGAAATAGAGGTGATGGAGGCGACCTACACGACCAAGAACTTGCAATTTCTGCTGCGTCAACGCGCGGATATTGTCGTTCTGGATGAGCAAACAGAAAGGGAATACGCAAAAGCCCTGTCTAACTCTGAGGTAAAACGCCTGGTACGACAGCCTAAACCAGCATTCGTTAATCAGGGTTTTTTACTGATTAACCAACATAACGAAAAATATGTGGCGCTTTTTAATAACGCACTCCAAACGCTTATTTCAAACAAACCTTATCTGGCGCAATATCAAGAAAATTGCTCTGCGATTAGTACCCAGTGA
- a CDS encoding DNA-3-methyladenine glycosylase I, which produces MESFLDIYERACERKGSKDILESLLSEPVSNTQLAMLPDDVWLEEFTRKIFQSGFYWSVINAKWSGFRDVFWDFSIEKLLYMSPEMFEQRAQDERIVRNYKKVQSIAHNCLMLHELALEHGTFSKLVANWPEDNIIELWLLLKKQGSRLGGNTGPYALRAVGKDTFILSRDVEAYLRAHEVISGGLHSQKSLRSAQAFFNELRRQSGYSLQKLSQLVAYSVGDNEVGVTS; this is translated from the coding sequence GTGGAGAGTTTTTTAGATATTTATGAACGAGCATGCGAGCGTAAAGGTTCGAAAGACATATTGGAATCATTACTCAGCGAACCCGTATCAAATACGCAACTTGCAATGCTTCCTGATGATGTTTGGCTGGAAGAGTTCACTCGAAAAATATTTCAAAGTGGTTTTTATTGGTCGGTGATTAACGCCAAGTGGTCAGGTTTTCGTGACGTGTTCTGGGACTTTTCGATTGAGAAGTTGCTTTACATGTCGCCTGAAATGTTTGAACAGCGCGCTCAGGATGAACGTATTGTACGTAACTATAAAAAAGTACAGAGCATTGCACATAACTGCCTTATGCTCCATGAGTTGGCATTAGAGCACGGCACTTTTAGTAAGCTTGTTGCAAATTGGCCTGAGGATAACATTATTGAGCTATGGTTGTTACTTAAAAAGCAAGGGAGTCGATTAGGGGGCAATACAGGTCCTTATGCACTGAGGGCTGTCGGCAAAGATACGTTTATTCTAAGCCGGGATGTAGAAGCCTATTTGCGCGCGCATGAGGTGATCTCAGGCGGTTTGCATAGCCAGAAATCACTTCGCTCTGCGCAAGCCTTCTTCAATGAGTTACGTAGACAAAGTGGTTATTCATTGCAAAAATTAAGTCAGCTTGTCGCTTATAGTGTGGGTGACAATGAGGTAGGAGTAACATCATGA
- a CDS encoding protein adenylyltransferase SelO: MSQFFTRYTELGETYLVPQQPYQFEQAQLLLTNQALLSELGIEIDQQTLRDYLAGVSQVEHIQPVAMAYCGHQFGHFNPQLGDGRAHLIASITAADGLSYDMHLKGSGATVFSRGGDGLCALGPAIREYIMSHAMQALGVPTTHCLAVLTTGQQVMRQTPEPGAVVCRIARSHIRVGTFQLMAMNKDVAAMSKLVELCIREYFSDITSSGEARIFDFFTRVCQRQCALILKWMQVGFIHGVMNTDNTLINGETIDYGPCAMMESFSFDTVFSSIDRQGRYAFGQQPNIASWNCGRLAESLMVLIEDKDAALERFSEILSQFAESFNEGYQVMWSKKLGIGTWEESDQALLSELLSLMQQNKLDYTNTFAALTNALHASPLPTYPLPEVLADWVSKWRKRISGHSAAEALALMQSVNPAIIPRNDLVERFIAQFNEGTQSDEFTDWLTALKSPYTYQAYPAQWTETMAHEQAYQTFCGT; encoded by the coding sequence ATGAGCCAGTTTTTTACCCGCTACACCGAGTTGGGAGAGACTTACCTGGTCCCACAACAGCCTTATCAGTTTGAGCAGGCTCAATTACTACTTACTAATCAGGCATTGTTATCTGAATTAGGTATTGAGATCGATCAGCAAACGCTGCGTGACTACCTTGCGGGGGTGTCTCAGGTCGAGCACATTCAGCCGGTTGCAATGGCGTATTGCGGCCATCAGTTTGGTCATTTTAATCCGCAACTTGGTGATGGACGAGCACACCTCATTGCGTCAATCACCGCAGCGGATGGTCTCAGCTATGACATGCACCTCAAAGGCTCTGGTGCGACAGTCTTCTCGCGTGGGGGGGATGGCTTGTGTGCACTGGGTCCGGCTATCCGGGAATACATCATGAGCCATGCAATGCAAGCACTGGGTGTACCAACGACACACTGTCTGGCAGTCTTGACCACTGGTCAACAGGTGATGCGCCAGACGCCAGAGCCCGGCGCTGTTGTATGTCGCATTGCCCGAAGCCATATTCGGGTTGGCACCTTTCAGTTGATGGCAATGAACAAAGATGTGGCGGCGATGAGCAAGCTTGTCGAGTTATGTATCCGTGAATACTTCAGCGACATTACGTCCAGTGGTGAGGCACGTATCTTTGATTTCTTTACGCGGGTATGTCAGCGCCAGTGTGCACTTATTTTAAAGTGGATGCAGGTAGGCTTCATTCATGGGGTTATGAATACAGATAATACCCTGATAAATGGTGAGACGATTGACTATGGCCCTTGTGCGATGATGGAGTCTTTCTCGTTCGATACTGTGTTTAGCTCCATTGATCGTCAAGGACGCTATGCTTTTGGTCAGCAACCTAACATTGCCAGCTGGAATTGTGGCCGTCTGGCAGAGTCTTTGATGGTGTTGATTGAGGATAAAGACGCGGCGCTTGAGCGTTTTTCAGAGATTTTAAGTCAGTTTGCAGAGAGCTTTAATGAGGGCTACCAAGTAATGTGGTCTAAAAAGCTTGGGATAGGTACCTGGGAGGAATCAGATCAGGCATTATTGAGTGAACTGTTATCGCTGATGCAGCAAAATAAACTGGATTACACCAACACGTTTGCTGCTTTGACAAACGCACTCCACGCCAGTCCGCTACCAACCTACCCTTTACCTGAAGTGTTAGCTGACTGGGTCAGTAAGTGGCGAAAGCGGATTAGCGGACACAGTGCAGCTGAGGCTCTGGCGCTGATGCAATCTGTAAATCCGGCTATTATTCCGCGTAATGATCTGGTGGAGCGATTTATTGCCCAGTTTAATGAAGGCACTCAGAGTGATGAGTTTACTGACTGGCTAACTGCTTTGAAGAGCCCCTATACCTATCAAGCCTATCCTGCTCAATGGACGGAGACTATGGCACATGAACAGGCCTACCAGACGTTTTGTGGAACGTAA
- a CDS encoding ABC transporter ATP-binding protein: protein MSEQSNQALTWQEIKRQILTHKTPLIYAHLIAFCAALVSVPIPLMMPLLVDEVLLARPGTAVETLNHVLPAQWHGATGYIISILIAVVCMRLGALVLGVAQSRQFTIIGKDISYRIRERLLGHLAKVQLKEYETQGAAAISSRCITDIETLDGFISQTLSRFLIGILTIVGTAVVLLWIDWLLGLIILTLNPAVIYFSRQFGKRVKDLKKRQNNAFEAFQSALVDTLDAIAQLKAMRREQSYFDTVVGAAKSLRHHSVQSQWKTDAVNRLSFTVFLLGFEVFRAIAMLMVVFSDLTVGQIFAVFGYLWFMMGPVQEILSIQYAYYGATAALQRLNQVLAFSTEPHQPANSEVFKQPTIRIDFRHVSFAYQDGMPVLNDVSLSLPSGKKTALVAVSGGGKSTLVQLLLGLYQKQSGDILVNDMPAEEVGFHAIREHVVTVLQQPILFNASIRENLAMGKTCDDELLWHALKVAELADTVTDMPQQLDTVVGRNGVRLSGGQKQRLAIARMVAADPKVVVLDEATSALDVETEAKIHRNLNTFLSGRTTLIIAHRLSAIRQADQIYVLDDGVVSQAGDHHSLVAEQGLYRVLFGHQS from the coding sequence ATGAGTGAGCAGAGTAACCAGGCATTGACCTGGCAGGAAATCAAGCGACAGATCCTGACGCATAAAACTCCCTTGATTTACGCACATCTGATTGCTTTTTGTGCCGCTCTGGTGAGCGTGCCCATTCCACTCATGATGCCTTTATTAGTGGATGAAGTGTTATTGGCACGCCCAGGTACTGCAGTGGAAACCCTTAATCATGTATTACCTGCTCAGTGGCACGGAGCGACGGGCTACATTATCTCTATCCTGATAGCTGTGGTGTGTATGCGCTTGGGGGCATTGGTGTTGGGTGTTGCGCAGTCACGTCAGTTCACTATCATAGGCAAGGATATTTCTTATCGGATCCGGGAAAGACTGCTTGGCCATCTGGCAAAGGTGCAGCTCAAGGAGTACGAAACCCAGGGCGCTGCGGCGATCAGTTCACGGTGTATCACAGATATTGAGACGCTGGATGGTTTTATCAGCCAAACCTTGTCTCGTTTCTTGATAGGCATTTTGACGATTGTAGGGACGGCCGTAGTACTGCTCTGGATCGACTGGCTGTTGGGTTTGATTATTTTGACACTTAATCCTGCTGTGATTTATTTTTCCCGGCAATTCGGTAAGCGCGTGAAGGACTTAAAGAAGCGTCAGAATAACGCGTTCGAAGCATTTCAGAGTGCGCTGGTAGATACGTTAGATGCCATCGCTCAGCTCAAGGCAATGCGACGAGAGCAAAGTTATTTCGATACGGTTGTAGGGGCGGCTAAATCGCTTCGTCACCACTCTGTACAGTCACAGTGGAAAACAGATGCAGTCAATCGTCTTAGCTTCACCGTTTTCTTGTTGGGATTTGAAGTCTTTCGTGCCATCGCTATGCTGATGGTGGTTTTCTCTGACTTAACCGTAGGTCAGATATTCGCCGTATTTGGCTACTTGTGGTTTATGATGGGACCTGTGCAGGAGATACTGAGTATTCAGTATGCTTATTATGGCGCGACCGCTGCACTTCAGCGTCTGAATCAAGTGCTGGCATTCAGTACTGAGCCTCATCAGCCTGCTAACAGCGAGGTATTCAAACAACCCACGATCCGCATCGATTTTCGTCACGTTAGTTTTGCCTATCAAGATGGCATGCCGGTACTCAATGATGTGTCTTTGAGCTTGCCCAGCGGTAAGAAAACAGCGTTAGTTGCGGTATCGGGCGGTGGTAAGTCGACCCTTGTGCAATTACTGCTGGGGTTATATCAGAAGCAGTCAGGAGATATTTTAGTTAATGACATGCCTGCCGAAGAGGTTGGTTTCCATGCCATTCGGGAGCATGTCGTGACTGTGCTACAGCAACCCATTCTATTTAATGCCAGTATTCGGGAGAATCTGGCCATGGGTAAAACCTGTGATGATGAGCTGCTATGGCATGCGTTAAAGGTGGCTGAACTGGCTGACACTGTTACAGACATGCCCCAACAGCTCGATACTGTGGTGGGTCGCAATGGGGTGCGACTGTCGGGCGGGCAAAAGCAACGTCTGGCCATTGCCCGTATGGTTGCCGCGGATCCTAAAGTGGTGGTTCTGGATGAAGCAACGTCTGCGCTGGATGTGGAAACTGAGGCCAAAATACATCGCAATTTGAATACTTTTCTGTCAGGCAGGACGACCCTGATCATTGCCCATCGACTGAGTGCAATCCGTCAGGCAGACCAAATATATGTTCTGGATGATGGCGTCGTGAGTCAGGCTGGAGATCATCATAGTCTGGTTGCGGAGCAGGGATTGTACCGGGTGTTATTTGGTCATCAGAGCTGA
- a CDS encoding OmpA family protein — MKLRMLSVVVTALMATSAYADDHQEGVYLGVFGDYYNAEWENSRDAAGVTVDDSMGWGAELGYRFSKYWSARLEYADMDFDLSGLRSDSVDGDRIGIDGLYHFNGGPFYALFGLKSIDVFDNNTFANVGAGYRHHFSDNFAANFETAIYQGIDRGYTDVGAKLGINYFFGGASSSKPVEPAPAPQPEPEPVVAAPVDTDKDGIYDMDDQCANTPMSDAVDAQGCTLYEDKEVTVSLLVRFPNNNSSVSQQYLNDIQAVVSFLNEHPETTVVLEGHTSAVGKADYNKWLSKKRADAVAKQLIEKGIDEMRITTVGYGEERLKNTDDSAQAHAENRRVEAKVKSVERVKVKR; from the coding sequence ATGAAACTACGAATGCTAAGCGTTGTTGTAACAGCTTTGATGGCAACCAGTGCGTATGCGGATGACCACCAAGAAGGCGTTTATTTGGGCGTCTTTGGTGACTACTATAATGCTGAGTGGGAAAATAGTCGGGATGCAGCTGGCGTCACCGTTGATGATTCAATGGGGTGGGGTGCCGAGCTGGGCTATCGCTTTAGCAAATACTGGAGTGCTCGTCTTGAGTATGCTGATATGGATTTTGATTTGTCAGGATTACGCAGTGACTCTGTAGACGGTGATAGAATTGGTATTGACGGCCTTTATCACTTTAATGGTGGCCCTTTCTATGCACTATTTGGTCTGAAATCAATCGATGTGTTTGACAATAACACCTTTGCCAATGTGGGCGCGGGTTATCGTCATCACTTCAGCGACAACTTTGCTGCTAACTTTGAAACGGCTATTTATCAGGGCATTGATCGGGGTTACACCGATGTGGGCGCAAAGCTCGGTATTAACTACTTCTTTGGCGGCGCGAGCAGCAGTAAACCTGTTGAACCTGCACCAGCTCCGCAGCCAGAGCCAGAGCCTGTTGTCGCAGCGCCTGTCGATACGGACAAAGATGGCATTTATGACATGGATGACCAGTGTGCCAATACACCAATGAGTGATGCAGTTGATGCGCAAGGGTGTACTTTGTATGAAGACAAAGAGGTAACTGTCAGCTTGCTGGTGCGTTTCCCGAACAATAACTCAAGCGTGTCACAACAGTATCTTAATGATATTCAAGCTGTTGTAAGCTTCCTGAATGAGCACCCAGAAACCACAGTGGTACTTGAAGGGCACACTTCCGCTGTGGGTAAAGCGGATTACAACAAATGGTTGTCTAAGAAGCGTGCTGATGCTGTTGCGAAGCAGCTAATAGAGAAAGGCATTGATGAAATGCGTATCACAACGGTGGGTTACGGTGAAGAACGTCTGAAAAATACCGATGATTCCGCACAAGCCCATGCTGAAAACCGCCGTGTTGAAGCAAAAGTGAAATCTGTAGAGCGTGTCAAAGTTAAGCGCTAA
- the acnB gene encoding bifunctional aconitate hydratase 2/2-methylisocitrate dehydratase — protein sequence MLQEYRNHVEERAAQGIVPKPLDAQQTAELIELLKTPPAGEEEFIVDLFINRVPPGVDDAAYVKAGFLAAVTKGEATSPLISKAYAAELLGTMLGGYNIAPMIELLDDAALAPIAVKGLSHTLLMFDAFYDVEEKAKAGNVFAKQVIESWANAEWFLDKPAVADKISVTVFKVTGETNTDDLSPAPDAWSRPDIPLHALAMLKNERDGITPDRAGEIGPVTQLEALKQKGLPLAYVGDVVGTGSSRKSATNSVLWFMGDDIPFVPNKRVGGVCLGGKIAPIFFNTMEDSGALPIELPVDDLNMGDQIDIYPYEGVVKRHGSDEVVTTFSLKSDVILDEVRAGGRIPLIIGRGLTDKARHALGLEQEDIFCKPKLIEDSGKGFTLAQKMVGRACNMPGVRPGQYCEPTMTTVGSQDTTGPMTRDELKDLACLGFSADLTMQSFCHTSAYPKPIDVNTHHTLPDFIMNRGGVSLRPGDGVIHSWLNRMLLPDTVGTGGDSHTRFPLGISFPAGSGAVAFAAATGVMPLDMPESVLVRFKGEMQPGITLRDLVHAIPYYAIKQGLLTVEKKGKINEFSGRILEIEGVEHLTVEQAFELSDASAERSAAGCTVKLSQESIEEYLNSNIVMLKWMIAEGYGDVRTIERRITKMEEWLATPELMTADPDAEYAHTIEIDLAEIKEPILCAPNDPDDARLLSEVTGETIDEVFIGSCMTNIGHFRAAGKLLDNFGARLPTQLWVAPPTKMDRDQLTDEGYYGIYGRVGARIETPGCSLCMGNQARVADKATVVSTSTRNFPNRLGTGANVYLASAELAAVAAILGKLPTPAEYQQYAERINATAADTYRYLNFHKMPQYTKKADDVIIQQAV from the coding sequence GTGCTTCAAGAATATCGTAACCATGTTGAGGAGCGCGCAGCGCAAGGGATTGTTCCCAAACCGCTGGATGCGCAGCAAACCGCAGAACTGATCGAGTTATTGAAAACGCCACCAGCAGGTGAAGAAGAGTTTATCGTTGATCTGTTTATCAATCGTGTACCACCCGGTGTGGATGACGCAGCCTACGTCAAAGCGGGCTTTTTAGCGGCTGTAACAAAAGGCGAAGCGACTTCTCCCCTCATCTCTAAAGCTTATGCGGCAGAGTTACTGGGCACTATGTTGGGTGGGTACAACATTGCGCCGATGATCGAATTGTTGGATGACGCAGCATTAGCGCCGATAGCGGTGAAAGGCTTATCACACACCCTGCTCATGTTTGATGCCTTCTATGATGTTGAGGAAAAAGCCAAAGCAGGTAATGTATTTGCTAAACAAGTGATTGAATCCTGGGCAAATGCTGAGTGGTTCCTGGATAAGCCCGCAGTCGCAGATAAAATCTCAGTAACGGTCTTTAAGGTGACGGGCGAAACCAATACGGATGATCTGTCTCCGGCACCGGATGCCTGGTCACGACCCGATATTCCGCTGCATGCGCTGGCTATGTTAAAAAATGAGCGGGATGGCATTACGCCGGACAGAGCGGGCGAAATTGGTCCGGTTACCCAATTAGAAGCGCTGAAGCAAAAAGGGTTGCCCTTAGCGTATGTCGGTGATGTTGTAGGTACCGGCTCTTCACGTAAGTCAGCAACTAACTCTGTTCTATGGTTTATGGGTGACGATATTCCGTTTGTGCCAAATAAGCGAGTGGGTGGTGTGTGCCTCGGTGGCAAGATTGCGCCTATTTTCTTCAATACAATGGAAGATTCGGGTGCTTTACCCATTGAGCTACCGGTTGATGACCTGAATATGGGTGACCAGATTGATATCTACCCATACGAAGGGGTCGTTAAGCGCCATGGTAGCGATGAAGTGGTCACCACATTTAGTTTGAAGTCAGATGTTATCCTGGATGAAGTACGAGCCGGCGGTCGTATTCCTTTGATCATTGGCCGGGGGCTGACTGATAAAGCACGGCATGCGCTGGGGTTGGAGCAGGAAGATATTTTCTGCAAACCTAAACTGATAGAGGACTCAGGTAAAGGGTTCACATTGGCACAGAAAATGGTTGGTCGTGCCTGTAATATGCCAGGGGTTCGCCCGGGTCAGTACTGTGAGCCAACGATGACCACAGTGGGCTCGCAGGATACCACAGGCCCAATGACTCGGGATGAATTAAAAGATCTGGCATGTTTGGGCTTTTCAGCTGATCTAACGATGCAGTCATTCTGTCATACATCGGCTTACCCTAAGCCGATTGATGTAAATACCCACCACACTTTGCCGGATTTCATCATGAATCGCGGTGGCGTATCATTGCGTCCTGGCGATGGCGTGATCCACTCCTGGCTGAACCGCATGTTGCTGCCAGATACCGTGGGGACAGGTGGTGACTCTCATACCCGCTTCCCATTGGGGATTTCATTCCCGGCCGGGTCGGGTGCTGTGGCATTTGCAGCAGCAACCGGTGTGATGCCACTGGATATGCCAGAATCCGTACTGGTGCGGTTTAAAGGTGAGATGCAACCCGGGATCACGCTACGCGATCTGGTTCATGCGATCCCCTACTATGCGATTAAGCAAGGCTTACTCACGGTTGAAAAGAAAGGTAAGATCAATGAGTTCTCTGGCCGTATTCTTGAAATTGAAGGGGTTGAGCATCTGACTGTTGAGCAGGCATTTGAATTGTCCGACGCATCGGCTGAGCGCTCAGCTGCGGGCTGTACCGTTAAATTGTCCCAGGAATCGATTGAAGAGTACTTAAATTCAAATATCGTCATGCTGAAGTGGATGATTGCTGAGGGTTATGGCGATGTTCGCACTATCGAGCGTCGTATCACCAAGATGGAAGAGTGGTTGGCGACCCCTGAACTGATGACTGCGGATCCCGACGCAGAATATGCTCACACGATTGAAATTGATCTCGCTGAAATTAAGGAGCCTATTCTATGTGCGCCAAACGATCCGGATGATGCGCGTCTGTTGTCCGAGGTAACTGGTGAAACAATTGATGAGGTGTTTATTGGCTCTTGTATGACTAACATAGGTCATTTCAGGGCTGCGGGCAAACTGCTCGATAACTTTGGTGCTCGGCTACCAACACAGTTATGGGTTGCGCCGCCGACTAAGATGGACAGAGATCAATTAACAGATGAAGGGTATTACGGTATTTACGGCCGTGTTGGTGCGCGCATTGAAACGCCTGGCTGTTCGTTGTGTATGGGTAACCAGGCCCGGGTCGCGGACAAGGCAACTGTGGTGTCAACTTCTACACGTAATTTCCCCAACCGTCTGGGAACTGGTGCCAATGTCTACCTGGCCTCGGCAGAGCTTGCTGCTGTTGCAGCTATCCTGGGTAAGCTGCCAACGCCGGCGGAGTATCAACAATATGCAGAGCGGATCAATGCCACCGCTGCAGATACCTATCGTTATCTGAATTTCCACAAAATGCCTCAGTACACTAAAAAAGCGGATGATGTGATTATTCAGCAAGCTGTTTAA
- a CDS encoding autotransporter outer membrane beta-barrel domain-containing protein — protein sequence MNKSLIMACCLVTGTAAAAPNPSYSEIRLGFESIEYSEALNDLSGLGRLTQDAKVRNPTIRQLSYSGINDDWGVYIGTAATIYPGLDTETWYVNDFQDPNDSSVTHQFGAVQYNDFKAKSNEIAMSAAYNLTRALQVTMGGRIFTTSFTRSDFRFAQPGAGQFDQVLQSAPRGDGDPVARFNLPGQNNTGTGDLEGLPGNLQPVVSTTEDQLSIIAAAGLRYDSKLQDTSNKFSWYADAEVTLPVYTRVQNTRTIERTLSETFNGWGIQGRAGVRYQVFESIAVMAGLDVSYKERDAISESDGNRRTVPDIEYTNISLSAGIQWSY from the coding sequence ATGAATAAATCGCTTATTATGGCGTGTTGTCTGGTCACAGGCACCGCTGCGGCTGCACCTAACCCTTCTTATAGTGAAATTCGCCTCGGTTTTGAATCCATTGAATACAGTGAAGCGCTTAATGATTTAAGCGGATTGGGCCGTTTGACTCAGGACGCAAAAGTGCGTAATCCCACAATCAGACAGCTGTCTTATTCTGGCATTAACGACGACTGGGGTGTGTATATTGGCACTGCGGCAACCATTTATCCGGGCCTGGATACAGAAACCTGGTATGTCAATGATTTTCAGGACCCTAACGACAGCTCTGTGACCCACCAGTTTGGCGCAGTGCAATATAACGATTTCAAAGCAAAGTCTAACGAAATAGCAATGAGTGCCGCCTATAACCTAACACGTGCATTGCAAGTCACTATGGGTGGGCGGATTTTTACAACCAGCTTTACCCGGTCGGACTTTCGATTCGCTCAGCCTGGGGCTGGCCAGTTTGATCAGGTCTTACAGTCCGCACCGCGTGGTGATGGCGATCCCGTAGCACGTTTTAATTTACCCGGGCAAAATAACACAGGTACAGGGGATCTGGAGGGCTTACCTGGTAATCTACAGCCCGTCGTTTCTACCACAGAAGATCAATTGAGCATTATTGCTGCGGCCGGGTTAAGATATGACAGCAAACTACAAGATACGTCTAATAAATTTAGCTGGTATGCAGATGCCGAAGTGACACTCCCTGTTTATACCCGAGTACAGAATACCCGGACCATTGAGAGAACACTCAGTGAAACCTTTAATGGTTGGGGCATACAGGGGCGTGCGGGTGTCCGTTATCAGGTTTTTGAGAGCATCGCTGTGATGGCGGGGCTGGATGTATCTTACAAAGAACGTGATGCAATCTCTGAGTCAGATGGCAATCGTCGTACTGTCCCAGACATAGAGTATACCAATATATCCCTGTCAGCCGGGATCCAATGGAGTTATTAA